Below is a genomic region from Sulfuricaulis sp..
CATCGCGGCGTCCGCGGCGCACATCAGACTATCGGTTTCGTTGCCGTGTTCGGGAAACAGGGCGATGCCGAGACTGGCGCCGATGTCGAAGTTTCGGTCGCCGATCTGGAGCGGCCTTGAGAACGCCGCCAGGATTTTGCGCGCTACCGTGTCGGACGCGCGCGCGCATGATTTGACGCGCGCCGCTGCCTGCTGTAATACCTGATCGCCGGCATGATGACCGAGGGTATCGTTGATATCCTTGAAGTGGTCCAGATCCATGACCATCAACGCGAAACAGTGTTTCTTGCGGCGCCCGGTGAGCACGGCCTGCTGCAAACGCTCGGTGAACAAGGTCCGGTTCGGCAGATCCGTGAGCGGGTCGTAAAAGGCGAGATGCTGGATCCGCTCTTGCGCCCGCCGGTATTCGTGCCGCACCGCGGCCTCCTTGAGTTCGCGTTCAATGGCCGGAACCAGGCGCGCGAGGTTGCCTTTCATGATGTAATCGTGCGCCCCGGCCTTCATGGCCGCGACCGCGCGGTCCTCGCCGATGGTGCCGGAGACGATGATGAACGGTATGTCGGGCTTGAGTTGCTGCACGAGCCGTAGCGCCTCCATGCCGTTGAACCGCGGCATCGTGAAGTCGGAAATAACGATGTCCCAGTCCTGGCCGTCGAGCGCGGCACTCATGGCATCGGCCGTTTCCACCCGCTCGCAGACCGGGTCGTAGCCGGCGCGGCGCAACTCGCGCAGCAGCAGCTCGGTGTCGGTCTCCGAGTCCTCGACGATCAGGACGTGCAGTGGGGTGAGGGGCATCGGCGATCCCTTAATCGACAGGCCCGATTTTCCAGGGCGACGTCGGGAACCAGCTTTTCAGCGCCTCGCAGGTTTGTGGCCGGCATATGAAGTAGCCTTGGGCCTCGTCACAGCCGAGGGCGGCAAGCGCGTCGAACGTCTCCTTCGTTTCCACGCCTTCCGCGACGACGGTGAGACCCAGGTTATGACCGAGCTCGACCACCGTGCGCACGATCATTGCGTCGCTTTTATTCGCAAGCATTCCCATGACGAATGATTTATCGATCTTGATCTCGTTGATGGGCAAGTGCTTGATGCTGGCGAGCGAGGTATAGCCGGTACCGAAGTCGTCAATGGAGAGCCATGTGCCCATGCGGCTTAGCGCCACAAGGGTCTCCTCGGCGCGTTTCGGGTCGAGAACGATGGCGCTCTCGGTGATTTCCAGCGTCAACTGGCCCGGTTCGGCGCTGGTTGCCTTGAGCGCTTCCTCGATTATTTCCGGCAGGTGCGGGTCGTGCAGCGAACGCGCCGAGAGGTTCACGCTCACCCGCAGTTGAATGCCCTGGCGGCGTGCGCCCTGGCAGTGGCCCAGCGCGTCGGTTAGCACCCAACGGGTCAGCGGGCTGATGAGCCCGGTGTGCTCCGCAGCCACGATAAATTTATCGGGCATGAGCAAGCCGCGGCGCGGGTGTTGCCAGCGTACCAGCGCCTCGGTGCCGACGATGCGGCCGGTTTTGATCTCCACCTTCGGCTGGAAATGGAGCAGGAGCTGATTGTATTCGATCGCGTCGCGCAACTCTGCCATGAGCCCGAGCCGCTCGGGGCTGTGACGATCGTATTCCGGCGCGTAGATGACATAACCGCTTGCCATCTGTTTGGCGCGGTACATGGCGATGTCTGCCCGTTGCAGCAGCGTGTCCGCGTCGTCGGCGTGCTCGGGCATGGTCGCCACGCCGATGCTGGCCTCGACGGCGATCGGAATCCCGTCGATCATGAACGGCGCTGCCAGGCTGTCTTGGAGCTTCTTGATGACGTGTTGCATGTCGCCGGTTGCCGCCAGCCGCGGCAGCAGGATGCCGAACTCGTCGCCTCCGAGGCGCGCGACGATATCGGGCGCGAACAGCACGCCGTGCAACCGCGTGCCGACTTGTTTCAACAGGCTGTCGCCGCGGTGGTGGCCGAGCGTGTCGTTGACCTCCCGGAAGTGTTCGAGGTTCATGTGCAGCAGTGCCAGCGGATGGCGATTTTTCCTCGCCGCCTCGATGGCTTGTTGCACCTGTTCGCGGAACCGGACGCGGTTCGGCAGGTTGGTGACGGGGTCGGTGTAGGCGAGGCGATGGATGGTCTGTTCCGCCTGGCGGCGTTCCTGCCGCATGCGCGCCTCGCGCAGCTCGCGCGCGATGGCGGGCAGCAGGCGCGCGGTGT
It encodes:
- a CDS encoding diguanylate cyclase; this translates as MPLTPLHVLIVEDSETDTELLLRELRRAGYDPVCERVETADAMSAALDGQDWDIVISDFTMPRFNGMEALRLVQQLKPDIPFIIVSGTIGEDRAVAAMKAGAHDYIMKGNLARLVPAIERELKEAAVRHEYRRAQERIQHLAFYDPLTDLPNRTLFTERLQQAVLTGRRKKHCFALMVMDLDHFKDINDTLGHHAGDQVLQQAAARVKSCARASDTVARKILAAFSRPLQIGDRNFDIGASLGIALFPEHGNETDSLMCAADAAMYEAKHTQSGFKVYSPDLGQKSGVT
- a CDS encoding GGDEF domain-containing response regulator, producing the protein MATPLRILIVEDSEADAELLLRELRRGGYAPEFERVETPEGLAAALARQSWDLIVSDHAMPRFNGLQALKLAQEKGLDIPFIIVSGTIGEDVAVAAMKAGAHDYLMKGHTARLLPAIARELREARMRQERRQAEQTIHRLAYTDPVTNLPNRVRFREQVQQAIEAARKNRHPLALLHMNLEHFREVNDTLGHHRGDSLLKQVGTRLHGVLFAPDIVARLGGDEFGILLPRLAATGDMQHVIKKLQDSLAAPFMIDGIPIAVEASIGVATMPEHADDADTLLQRADIAMYRAKQMASGYVIYAPEYDRHSPERLGLMAELRDAIEYNQLLLHFQPKVEIKTGRIVGTEALVRWQHPRRGLLMPDKFIVAAEHTGLISPLTRWVLTDALGHCQGARRQGIQLRVSVNLSARSLHDPHLPEIIEEALKATSAEPGQLTLEITESAIVLDPKRAEETLVALSRMGTWLSIDDFGTGYTSLASIKHLPINEIKIDKSFVMGMLANKSDAMIVRTVVELGHNLGLTVVAEGVETKETFDALAALGCDEAQGYFICRPQTCEALKSWFPTSPWKIGPVD